In one Flammeovirga yaeyamensis genomic region, the following are encoded:
- a CDS encoding PepSY domain-containing protein has translation MNLYQLHRKLSLIALLPVLAWTLSGVMHPLMSNFKPNVKQRLAINTDVKELDDQALSIDSIMTLHHWEDIQSFRLVLLDSTLFYQVKRENKNIYVNLLSGEVLQNGDLTYATYLAGLYSEDDASKITSIEEQKEFSNEYVKIARILPVYKVSYQRMDGLRVFIDVNTDQMTYATNHIRSVFQQFFLWAHSWTFLDFNTTFRLMVLGLFISITFVAGVTGILVYTKFRKMYQKQDTSRIPWQRRLHRSLGIALSFTLLLFALSAFMHMLPKYNALDKTSYKSDISFSKEELKKEVDFPKGWLNYQPVKVNDHPYYQVHYKKGRAVSKRYFDANTGEELMQGDSVYAVQLAKQYSGLSEVKSITSYYKFENEYGFINKLLPVQKVQFVGEGNPRWYIDTKTSFVGAIIEDKAALSGFIFAYFHKYHLFDFLGKGARDTIMSTFALGNFLVALLGFWMYINIKKKKKRNRRKKEFVI, from the coding sequence ATGAATTTATATCAACTGCATAGAAAGTTAAGCTTAATCGCTTTATTACCTGTTTTAGCTTGGACGTTGAGCGGAGTAATGCACCCTTTGATGTCGAATTTTAAACCAAATGTAAAACAACGTTTGGCAATCAATACAGATGTGAAGGAATTGGATGATCAAGCACTTTCGATCGATTCAATCATGACGCTACACCACTGGGAAGACATTCAGTCTTTCCGGTTGGTACTTCTCGATTCTACTCTTTTTTATCAAGTAAAAAGGGAGAACAAAAATATCTATGTAAACCTACTTTCTGGAGAGGTTCTTCAAAATGGAGACCTTACCTATGCCACTTATTTAGCAGGTTTATATTCAGAAGATGATGCCTCAAAAATCACTTCTATAGAAGAGCAAAAGGAGTTCTCTAACGAATATGTAAAAATTGCGAGAATACTTCCGGTATATAAAGTATCCTATCAAAGAATGGATGGGTTAAGGGTATTTATTGATGTCAATACCGATCAGATGACCTATGCAACCAATCATATTCGAAGTGTTTTCCAACAATTTTTCTTGTGGGCACACAGTTGGACGTTTTTAGATTTTAATACTACCTTCCGTTTGATGGTGTTAGGTTTATTTATCAGTATTACTTTTGTGGCAGGGGTGACCGGAATTTTGGTGTACACTAAGTTTAGGAAAATGTATCAAAAACAAGATACTTCTCGAATTCCTTGGCAAAGAAGATTGCATCGATCGTTAGGTATCGCTTTATCCTTCACTCTTCTGTTGTTTGCTTTAAGCGCCTTTATGCACATGCTTCCAAAATACAATGCATTAGATAAGACGTCGTATAAAAGTGATATTTCTTTTTCTAAAGAGGAGTTGAAAAAAGAGGTTGATTTTCCTAAAGGATGGTTGAACTATCAGCCGGTTAAGGTGAATGACCATCCTTATTATCAAGTACATTACAAGAAAGGGAGAGCCGTTTCTAAAAGATATTTTGATGCTAATACCGGAGAAGAGTTGATGCAAGGAGATAGTGTGTATGCGGTTCAATTGGCAAAACAGTACAGTGGACTTTCAGAGGTGAAATCAATCACTTCTTACTATAAATTTGAAAACGAATATGGCTTTATCAATAAGTTGTTGCCTGTTCAAAAAGTACAATTTGTTGGTGAAGGAAATCCACGTTGGTATATCGATACAAAGACAAGTTTTGTAGGTGCTATTATCGAAGATAAAGCGGCCTTATCGGGATTTATTTTTGCCTATTTTCATAAGTATCATCTATTTGATTTTCTGGGAAAAGGAGCTAGAGATACGATTATGTCCACTTTTGCATTAGGGAATTTCTTAGTTGCTCTTTTAGGATTTTGGATGTATATCAATATCAAAAAGAAGAAGAAAAGAAATAGAAGAAAAAAGGAATTTGTGATCTAA
- a CDS encoding LysR family transcriptional regulator, which yields MVNLEWYRTFKEVYENGTLTKAANALYSSQPGVSVHLNALEAYIGKKLFERTTRKMIPTEEGKFLYEYIINSILKLEKAEQHFRRSSKERKPSVHIGMCSEMFQLVLENKVPDLEFDLIAKFGSHIDLIKDLSNGLLDLVITPKTPDTKKALVTYTSFAKERIVLVAGNNVDTTEIDRLIEEGNWKELDGVLQSKTWYSASNEMEHFRRFWFENLGKKPVFKPNYILPNISSIIRCLYQAEGMALVPDFLCKKDIVEGKIKLVWEGKVATENTLHFATRSDLKYKKELNYIEDIFIHKFEEIRHM from the coding sequence ATGGTCAATTTAGAATGGTATAGAACTTTCAAAGAAGTCTATGAAAATGGAACACTAACAAAGGCTGCCAACGCACTTTATTCTTCTCAACCTGGGGTAAGTGTCCACTTAAATGCTTTAGAAGCCTATATTGGTAAAAAGCTTTTCGAACGAACTACTCGTAAAATGATTCCTACTGAGGAAGGGAAGTTTTTGTATGAATACATCATCAATTCAATTCTTAAATTGGAGAAGGCTGAACAGCATTTTCGCCGATCTTCCAAGGAACGAAAACCATCGGTACATATTGGCATGTGTTCTGAAATGTTTCAATTGGTTTTGGAAAACAAAGTGCCCGATTTAGAATTTGATTTAATTGCCAAGTTCGGAAGTCATATCGACCTCATTAAAGATTTGAGTAATGGTTTGCTGGATTTAGTCATTACACCCAAAACTCCTGATACCAAAAAGGCTTTGGTGACTTATACATCCTTTGCCAAGGAAAGAATTGTTTTAGTCGCTGGAAACAATGTCGATACCACTGAGATCGATCGACTAATTGAAGAAGGCAATTGGAAAGAATTGGATGGAGTGCTTCAATCCAAAACTTGGTACAGTGCCTCTAATGAAATGGAGCATTTTAGACGCTTTTGGTTCGAAAATTTAGGAAAAAAACCAGTATTTAAACCCAATTATATCCTTCCTAATATTAGCTCAATTATTCGATGTTTATATCAAGCAGAAGGGATGGCATTGGTACCAGATTTTCTATGCAAAAAAGATATCGTAGAAGGTAAAATCAAATTGGTTTGGGAAGGTAAAGTAGCCACAGAAAACACCTTACATTTTGCGACAAGATCAGATTTAAAATACAAAAAAGAACTGAATTATATCGAAGATATTTTCATTCATAAGTTTGAAGAAATAAGACATATGTAA
- a CDS encoding NAD(P)H-dependent oxidoreductase: MKNIFIINAAHPFAHSGGRFNKTLLEFTSNYYSSKEDIEVRTTQIGDEYDPMKEVENFKWADVVIYHVPIWWFQVPNGFKEYIDQVFTAGHQNGIYKHDGRSRKNPDINYGTGGMLQGTKYVLTTSWNAPHTAFTMENEFFQQKSVDEGVMFGFHRMNAFTGMELVDTHHFYDMEKNADVPKELEKYNQFLEELSF; encoded by the coding sequence ATGAAAAATATATTTATAATTAACGCCGCACACCCATTCGCTCATTCAGGAGGAAGATTTAATAAAACATTGCTAGAGTTTACCAGTAATTATTATTCATCAAAGGAAGATATAGAAGTTAGAACAACTCAAATAGGGGACGAATATGATCCAATGAAAGAAGTTGAAAACTTTAAATGGGCCGATGTTGTCATTTATCACGTTCCAATTTGGTGGTTCCAAGTACCTAACGGGTTTAAAGAATATATTGATCAAGTATTTACAGCCGGACATCAAAACGGTATTTATAAACACGATGGAAGAAGCCGTAAAAATCCGGATATTAATTATGGGACAGGAGGGATGTTACAAGGGACAAAATATGTGTTGACTACTAGTTGGAATGCTCCTCATACAGCCTTTACCATGGAAAATGAGTTCTTCCAACAAAAAAGTGTCGATGAAGGAGTAATGTTTGGTTTCCATAGAATGAATGCTTTTACAGGAATGGAATTGGTAGATACACATCATTTTTACGATATGGAAAAGAATGCAGACGTTCCAAAAGAATTAGAAAAATATAATCAGTTTTTAGAAGAGTTGAGTTTCTAG
- a CDS encoding outer membrane beta-barrel protein produces the protein MNIKNLTITLLFFIFSTTICNGQAAILVLIFGDKVASENFHLSLDVGANTSFYQNAPGDVQIGWNFGLGTHTKISDKFQLVAEFKMISDRSRRNTPKILPVPNFADSLISEINTSWSVRYFDVPILVRYSVSDSWHFGTGPQFSFLNQATEITELDLKNGNEATINQDIKNSFRSVNYNWAFEVVKSFGKVREGKGLDLRLRYVMGLSNSFSDNVSLSSNINVLQFIVTIPFIEVPVPKSN, from the coding sequence ATGAACATCAAAAACTTAACAATTACTTTACTCTTTTTTATTTTTAGCACAACTATTTGCAACGGTCAAGCCGCCATACTTGTACTCATCTTCGGAGATAAAGTAGCTTCAGAAAACTTCCATTTAAGTTTAGATGTTGGGGCAAATACTTCTTTTTATCAGAATGCCCCTGGAGATGTACAGATTGGATGGAACTTTGGATTGGGTACACATACCAAGATATCTGATAAGTTTCAATTGGTAGCTGAATTTAAAATGATCAGTGATCGTAGTCGAAGAAATACTCCTAAGATATTACCTGTTCCCAATTTCGCCGATTCACTAATTTCAGAAATCAATACTTCTTGGTCGGTCAGATATTTTGATGTCCCTATCTTAGTGCGATATTCGGTATCGGATAGTTGGCATTTTGGTACTGGCCCACAATTTTCGTTTTTAAATCAGGCAACGGAAATAACAGAATTAGATCTAAAAAATGGGAATGAAGCGACCATAAATCAGGATATCAAAAACTCTTTTCGAAGTGTGAATTATAATTGGGCTTTTGAGGTGGTCAAAAGTTTTGGAAAAGTTCGGGAAGGAAAAGGTCTCGATTTAAGATTGAGATATGTCATGGGGTTATCAAATAGTTTTAGCGATAATGTCTCTTTAAGTTCTAATATTAATGTATTACAATTTATTGTGACAATTCCTTTTATTGAGGTGCCTGTCCCAAAGAGTAACTAA
- a CDS encoding sugar phosphate isomerase/epimerase family protein, with protein sequence MQYSRRQIIKQLFTSFIGSTLIPQSIFSMDDFTKKYIDNIGLQLWTVRNELSRDLTKTLQSISDFGYQQLEGMNLPQVMSIKDQANDVDLEIRSTFFQWTYLTNNWELANSRGIQKIKGVSDVESLVELSHKLGLKNLTFGYLFPEERSVEDYKKWVDALHKMGELCQQADITLSYHNHAFEFKDEQGITPFQVLVDRLDPELVKFELDVFWVKAAGLDPLKMMQQLDGRISHLHLKELKNTNYIQFDDQTMPHEQFVALGEGIIEFQSILKEASRQKIKSCFVEQDHAEAPLESIQKSINFLREIT encoded by the coding sequence ATGCAGTATTCAAGACGACAAATAATCAAACAACTTTTTACCTCTTTTATCGGATCCACATTAATTCCACAATCTATTTTTTCTATGGATGATTTTACAAAAAAGTATATCGACAACATTGGTCTTCAGCTTTGGACGGTAAGGAATGAGCTTTCAAGAGATTTAACAAAAACATTACAAAGCATTTCTGATTTTGGTTACCAACAGTTGGAAGGAATGAATCTTCCTCAAGTGATGTCCATAAAAGATCAAGCAAATGATGTTGACTTAGAAATTAGAAGTACTTTTTTCCAATGGACTTATCTCACCAATAATTGGGAATTGGCCAACTCCAGAGGAATTCAGAAAATAAAAGGAGTAAGCGATGTGGAATCCTTAGTAGAACTATCCCATAAACTTGGACTGAAGAACCTCACTTTTGGATATCTCTTCCCAGAAGAACGATCAGTAGAAGATTATAAAAAATGGGTGGATGCACTTCATAAAATGGGAGAGTTGTGTCAGCAAGCTGATATTACATTATCCTATCATAACCATGCGTTTGAGTTCAAAGACGAACAAGGAATAACTCCATTTCAAGTACTTGTCGACCGATTAGATCCCGAATTAGTGAAATTTGAATTAGACGTTTTCTGGGTGAAAGCGGCAGGGTTGGATCCTTTAAAAATGATGCAACAACTTGATGGAAGAATAAGCCACCTTCACCTAAAGGAATTAAAGAACACCAATTATATACAATTTGATGATCAGACGATGCCACACGAACAATTCGTGGCTTTAGGAGAAGGGATAATTGAGTTCCAATCCATATTAAAAGAAGCCTCAAGACAGAAAATCAAAAGTTGTTTTGTAGAGCAAGATCATGCAGAAGCACCTCTAGAAAGCATCCAAAAGAGTATCAATTTTCTTAGAGAAATCACCTAA
- a CDS encoding cyanophycinase, with protein sequence MRQNYYLLLAVLVSSLFSSCLFAQNSPLLLVGGGSEENGGWSDEPYQWFVDQSMNKKIAIISYAEVESDWLSNYFISLGAEEAKDFKIDRTGAEDTQLIAELEAYDGFFFKGGDQNRYYNFYNNTAFKSLLLEKIDKGAVLGGTSAGMAILSSIVYTADNGSLYPEDGLSSMDARYFTFADDFLNVLPNTMVDTHFAERGRMPRLVSMLAYWNIHQPNQNVLGIGVDDRTALCIDENRIGTVHGTGAVTFIELNSSHNIDKSHPLQLSNTSLISCVNGQQFDINKKEKTSTDSIDKLYNSNISSSNVTLYNGANYLSILEGLTSKTLLVYDGIKTTVDKTSDDQLLVLDIRNFPSSNLEDFRTQLMATKEVVLLPIDSSLLDDFKEENSVLHLVWNAMKSSETKVHVFDEAIPFVGEKYASNVYSKDNAAYTGTLSYREGLGLLEKAMIMTDLFSNSDYNENTTAVFQEALFSQDINWCVGLTDKSELQFEVIDNQWNLTYTGEKSSIITENYSDAYTTADSKRAIAGFQDVRTHVMYNNTISLQEVNFQNYEPTFDDIISSLPSSDTSSILWKHNQLFFQHRANRNIQLIDLQGMVHLNITTDQEIVDFPIQSVSPMIIRVTNLSSRGQTTLKIQSTK encoded by the coding sequence ATGAGACAGAACTACTATTTATTATTAGCTGTCCTTGTATCTTCTTTGTTTAGTTCATGTTTGTTCGCTCAAAATTCACCCTTACTTTTAGTAGGTGGTGGAAGCGAAGAAAACGGTGGTTGGTCAGACGAACCTTATCAATGGTTTGTGGATCAGTCCATGAACAAAAAAATAGCAATTATCTCATACGCTGAAGTGGAAAGTGATTGGTTAAGCAATTATTTTATATCACTCGGGGCAGAAGAAGCAAAGGACTTTAAGATTGATCGTACTGGGGCGGAAGATACTCAATTAATAGCCGAATTGGAGGCGTATGATGGGTTTTTCTTTAAAGGTGGTGATCAAAACAGATATTATAACTTTTACAACAACACGGCTTTTAAGTCACTATTACTTGAGAAAATTGATAAGGGAGCAGTACTTGGAGGTACTTCTGCAGGAATGGCGATCTTATCTTCAATAGTATATACAGCGGATAACGGTAGTCTTTATCCAGAAGACGGTTTGTCGTCTATGGATGCTCGTTATTTTACGTTTGCAGATGATTTTCTAAATGTATTACCAAATACAATGGTCGACACACACTTTGCTGAACGTGGTAGAATGCCTCGATTAGTCAGTATGTTAGCCTATTGGAATATTCACCAACCCAACCAAAATGTTTTGGGAATAGGGGTGGACGATCGTACCGCTTTATGTATTGATGAAAATAGAATTGGTACTGTTCATGGAACAGGAGCAGTTACATTTATCGAGTTAAATTCTTCTCATAACATTGATAAAAGCCACCCGTTACAGTTATCAAATACAAGTTTGATTAGCTGTGTAAATGGACAACAATTTGATATCAATAAGAAGGAAAAAACCTCTACGGATTCGATTGATAAATTGTATAATTCTAATATATCATCCAGTAACGTTACACTGTATAATGGTGCTAATTACCTTTCAATTTTAGAAGGTTTAACATCAAAAACGCTTTTGGTGTATGATGGAATTAAGACAACAGTGGATAAAACTTCCGATGATCAACTATTGGTTTTGGACATTCGCAATTTTCCATCATCAAATTTAGAGGATTTTAGAACACAGTTGATGGCTACCAAAGAGGTGGTTTTACTTCCGATTGATTCATCTTTACTAGATGATTTTAAAGAAGAAAATTCGGTACTTCATTTAGTATGGAATGCGATGAAAAGTAGTGAGACAAAAGTACATGTTTTCGACGAGGCCATTCCTTTTGTTGGAGAAAAGTATGCTTCTAACGTGTATTCTAAAGACAATGCAGCTTACACTGGAACGCTTTCCTACAGAGAGGGACTTGGTTTATTGGAAAAAGCAATGATCATGACTGATCTCTTTTCGAATAGTGATTACAACGAGAATACCACTGCCGTATTTCAGGAAGCATTATTCTCTCAGGATATCAATTGGTGTGTAGGTCTAACCGATAAGAGTGAATTACAATTTGAGGTCATCGATAATCAATGGAATTTGACTTATACAGGGGAGAAATCGTCGATTATTACGGAGAATTATTCTGATGCTTATACCACTGCGGATAGTAAAAGAGCCATAGCGGGTTTTCAGGATGTCCGAACTCATGTGATGTACAATAATACCATATCACTTCAAGAGGTAAACTTCCAGAATTACGAACCTACTTTTGATGATATCATCAGTTCACTTCCGTCTTCGGATACATCAAGTATTCTGTGGAAGCACAATCAATTATTTTTTCAGCATAGAGCAAATAGAAATATTCAGCTAATTGATTTGCAGGGAATGGTTCATCTAAATATTACGACAGATCAAGAAATTGTTGATTTTCCAATTCAATCTGTATCACCCATGATTATTAGGGTGACAAATCTCTCATCTCGAGGACAAACAACATTAAAAATACAATCAACTAAGTAA
- a CDS encoding SusC/RagA family TonB-linked outer membrane protein: protein MKLSSLFITSVLLFFSIGIVQAQDFTLSGTVKSDADGGPIPGVTVFIKGTTNGTVTNIEGKYAILLKEEDKGKLLVFNHIGMINQEFTIGDQTTLNVSMIPDMEELEEVTVVGYSSESKRLLSSSVQTVDSESLKDLPVGTLDAALAGQAAGVQINSNSGTPGGALSVRVRGVGSVNAANQPLYVIDGIPVITENSSQVSFSGQTISALSDLSPSDIESFTVLKDGAGAAIYGSRAANGVVLITTKRGASGKTKISFNAFGGVQQVYKRLDLLNKQQWFEYKNDQLGVEKYTQEYIDNYPYDTDWQNEVFRDAPMASYDLSLQGGNEKTNFYLSGSYFKQDGVIKGSGYDRTNLRANIDHHFSEKVKLGTSLQFGMSENDRIEGDQSLNAPLPNALSLPAIYPVYNEDGSYNEDGPYANPVAIANEALNKAYTYRGLGNAYLDIALLEELTFRTQVGFDYYHLREHSYDPVTTRQGASYNGLGFSANNTSINTTVNATLQYVKSFGNHKLDVLAGFSSESYNNRSNYIRGQNFSRPEFKYITSASEIIDADSYGLDRGLNSFFAKANYSYANKYIFAFSVRRDGSSKFGTNNRYGTFPSASVAWRVIEEGFMSTSDFFSDFKLRGSYGLTGNDAIGDFRYQALYGSGADYNGQPGIAPSQLPNENLKWETVKQANIGIDLGFWNDRLTLTTEVYQKSTTDMLLSRPLPPTSGFSSVISNIGEMRNQGVEVLLGYEIFRKSDFNWKASLNVSTYKNEVVKLYNGQPIDNIGRGNNRIEEGSPISIFYGYKSLGVDSSTGDIVFADINGDGEITSEDRTEIGNPHPDFFGGFTNTINWKNFDMNVLLTFSVGNDIYNGTRVYLESMKGEDNQTTAILNRWREPGDVTDIPRATANDPNNNNRASNRFVEDGSYLRLKNVTLGYTLPKAFTKKVFIDKLRVYVSGQNLFTLTNYSGMDPEVNYAGDDGVRMGTDFFTYPNARVYTAGLNVSF, encoded by the coding sequence ATGAAACTATCTAGTCTATTTATCACTTCTGTGTTACTATTCTTTAGTATAGGAATAGTACAAGCACAAGATTTCACGCTAAGTGGCACAGTTAAATCTGATGCCGACGGAGGTCCAATTCCGGGTGTTACCGTCTTTATTAAAGGAACCACAAATGGTACCGTGACCAATATTGAGGGTAAATATGCCATTTTATTAAAAGAAGAGGACAAAGGGAAATTATTGGTATTTAATCATATTGGAATGATTAATCAAGAATTTACGATTGGTGATCAGACGACACTAAACGTTTCCATGATTCCGGATATGGAGGAATTGGAAGAGGTGACAGTTGTCGGTTATTCATCAGAAAGTAAAAGACTTTTGAGTTCTTCTGTTCAAACAGTGGATAGCGAATCTTTGAAAGATTTACCTGTGGGTACGCTAGATGCCGCATTAGCAGGTCAGGCAGCAGGTGTGCAAATCAACTCCAACTCTGGTACTCCAGGTGGAGCATTATCCGTAAGAGTAAGAGGTGTAGGTTCTGTAAATGCAGCCAATCAGCCACTATATGTTATTGATGGTATTCCAGTAATTACTGAAAACAGTTCACAAGTAAGTTTTAGTGGACAAACCATTAGTGCCTTATCCGATTTATCGCCTTCAGATATCGAATCTTTTACAGTATTGAAAGATGGTGCGGGTGCTGCAATTTATGGATCAAGAGCAGCCAATGGTGTTGTTTTGATTACGACAAAACGTGGTGCTTCTGGTAAAACAAAGATTTCTTTCAATGCTTTTGGTGGAGTTCAGCAGGTGTATAAACGATTAGATCTATTGAACAAACAACAATGGTTTGAGTATAAGAACGATCAGTTGGGAGTAGAAAAATATACACAAGAATATATTGATAATTACCCTTATGATACGGATTGGCAAAACGAAGTATTTAGAGATGCACCAATGGCGTCATACGATTTATCACTTCAAGGTGGTAATGAGAAAACTAATTTCTATTTGTCGGGTAGCTACTTTAAGCAAGATGGTGTGATCAAAGGAAGTGGGTACGATAGAACCAACTTAAGAGCAAACATCGATCATCACTTCTCAGAAAAAGTGAAATTGGGGACGAGTTTACAATTTGGTATGTCTGAAAATGATCGTATCGAAGGCGATCAATCGTTGAATGCACCACTTCCAAATGCGTTATCGTTGCCAGCGATTTATCCTGTGTACAACGAAGATGGTTCCTATAATGAGGATGGACCCTATGCTAATCCAGTAGCGATTGCCAACGAAGCTTTGAACAAAGCATATACTTACAGAGGTTTAGGTAATGCTTATTTAGATATTGCCCTACTAGAAGAGTTAACCTTTAGAACTCAAGTAGGATTTGACTATTACCATTTAAGAGAACACAGTTATGATCCTGTAACAACACGTCAGGGAGCCTCTTACAATGGTCTTGGTTTTAGTGCGAACAATACTTCAATTAACACAACGGTTAATGCCACTTTACAATATGTGAAGTCCTTTGGAAATCACAAATTAGATGTATTGGCTGGCTTTAGTTCAGAAAGCTATAACAACAGAAGTAATTATATCCGTGGTCAGAATTTCTCTCGACCAGAATTCAAGTACATCACATCGGCATCAGAGATTATCGATGCAGATAGTTATGGATTGGATAGAGGGTTAAATTCCTTCTTTGCTAAAGCGAACTATAGCTATGCCAATAAATACATCTTTGCCTTTTCAGTAAGACGAGATGGATCTTCTAAGTTTGGAACAAACAACCGTTACGGTACTTTCCCTTCAGCATCGGTCGCATGGAGAGTGATTGAAGAAGGTTTTATGAGTACTTCGGATTTCTTCTCTGATTTTAAACTGAGAGGTAGTTACGGTCTAACAGGTAACGATGCAATTGGCGATTTCAGATACCAAGCATTGTACGGTTCGGGAGCTGATTATAACGGACAGCCGGGTATTGCACCATCCCAACTTCCTAACGAAAACTTAAAGTGGGAAACAGTAAAACAAGCCAATATTGGTATTGATTTAGGTTTCTGGAACGATCGCCTAACATTGACCACTGAGGTGTATCAAAAGTCAACTACCGACATGTTATTATCTAGACCTTTGCCTCCAACATCGGGATTCTCTTCTGTGATATCAAATATTGGAGAGATGAGAAACCAAGGGGTAGAAGTGTTATTGGGCTATGAAATCTTTAGAAAAAGTGATTTCAATTGGAAAGCATCATTAAACGTTTCCACTTATAAAAATGAGGTGGTGAAACTGTATAATGGTCAGCCAATCGATAACATTGGTCGTGGTAATAACAGAATTGAAGAAGGAAGTCCAATCAGTATTTTCTATGGATATAAATCATTAGGCGTGGATTCTTCTACAGGTGATATTGTCTTTGCCGATATCAATGGTGATGGTGAAATTACATCAGAGGATAGAACAGAGATTGGTAATCCTCATCCAGACTTTTTTGGTGGATTTACCAATACTATCAACTGGAAAAACTTTGATATGAACGTTCTATTGACCTTCTCTGTAGGTAACGATATTTACAACGGTACTCGAGTGTATTTGGAGTCGATGAAAGGAGAGGACAATCAAACTACAGCTATTCTGAATCGTTGGAGAGAGCCGGGTGATGTGACAGACATTCCAAGAGCTACAGCCAATGATCCTAATAATAATAACCGAGCTTCGAATCGATTTGTTGAAGATGGATCTTATCTGAGATTAAAGAACGTAACTCTAGGTTATACATTACCTAAAGCATTCACCAAAAAGGTGTTTATTGATAAACTTAGAGTCTATGTTTCAGGTCAGAACTTGTTCACTTTAACCAATTATTCCGGTATGGATCCAGAAGTAAATTACGCTGGTGACGATGGAGTAAGAATGGGAACTGACTTCTTTACTTACCCAAATGCTAGAGTTTATACAGCAGGTCTAAATGTATCCTTCTAA
- a CDS encoding RagB/SusD family nutrient uptake outer membrane protein, protein MKKLVYITKIALVFFLFGCESNLDVQPVASIDANEAIKDANGLNSALNGLYNEFQSDSYYGRDLFILNELSANDGRRTGTSLDYQQFENHSILSDNAAIESLWATAYGAINTANNIIERAVPISMDEAIKDNIIGEAYFLRALAHFDVLKLYGGVPYKSTSTQGVSEDINVPRNTVEEVYNLMLDDLMTAKEKVTIEKGNFFVSPSAVDALLARVELYYASYLLQNGGDSDAHYQKALDYATAVISTGNYELEPEFGNVFITKENKEVIFQLNFSAQDRNRMSYYLSPISLGGRGEVTFSNSLQNSYKGNDLRADFIFQDFPTLDGTATSKRVAKYQDTANGADAIIIVRLADMYLIQAEVHYMLEGNAAQDKILAAINEVRSRSNDPLTSLGSDPLRTILDERRWEFCFEGHRWTDLVRTDRATSTLGISKNATLYPIPLKEIQTNTRINQEDQNPGY, encoded by the coding sequence ATGAAAAAATTAGTTTACATAACAAAAATTGCCCTGGTTTTCTTTCTATTCGGATGTGAAAGTAATCTAGATGTGCAGCCGGTAGCTTCGATCGATGCCAACGAAGCCATCAAAGATGCTAACGGCTTAAACTCTGCCTTGAATGGCTTGTATAACGAGTTTCAATCAGATAGTTATTACGGAAGAGATTTATTTATTCTGAACGAATTATCTGCTAATGATGGAAGAAGAACGGGTACGTCTTTGGACTATCAACAGTTCGAAAATCATTCTATCTTAAGTGATAATGCTGCTATTGAAAGCCTTTGGGCAACCGCCTATGGAGCAATCAATACTGCTAATAATATTATCGAAAGAGCGGTGCCTATCTCTATGGATGAGGCGATAAAAGACAACATTATTGGTGAGGCTTATTTCCTTCGTGCTTTAGCACATTTTGATGTGTTGAAGTTGTATGGTGGAGTACCTTATAAATCAACTTCTACTCAAGGTGTTTCAGAGGATATAAATGTGCCTAGAAACACTGTAGAAGAAGTATACAATTTGATGTTAGACGACTTGATGACAGCCAAGGAGAAAGTGACTATCGAAAAAGGAAACTTCTTTGTAAGTCCTTCAGCGGTTGATGCTTTATTGGCAAGAGTGGAGTTGTACTATGCAAGTTACTTACTTCAAAATGGAGGAGATAGTGATGCACATTATCAAAAAGCTTTAGATTATGCAACAGCAGTAATTTCAACAGGGAATTATGAATTGGAGCCTGAGTTTGGGAATGTTTTCATTACCAAAGAAAACAAAGAAGTCATCTTCCAATTGAACTTCTCTGCTCAGGATAGAAACAGAATGTCATACTATTTATCACCTATTTCTTTAGGTGGTAGAGGAGAGGTGACGTTCTCTAATTCATTACAAAATTCATATAAAGGCAACGATTTAAGAGCGGATTTCATCTTTCAAGATTTCCCTACTTTAGATGGAACAGCAACAAGTAAAAGAGTGGCTAAATATCAGGACACAGCTAATGGGGCAGATGCTATCATTATCGTCAGATTAGCAGATATGTATTTGATACAAGCCGAAGTACATTATATGCTGGAAGGAAATGCTGCTCAAGATAAAATCTTAGCGGCGATTAATGAGGTAAGATCAAGATCAAATGATCCTCTGACAAGTTTGGGTAGCGATCCACTTCGAACTATTCTCGACGAAAGAAGATGGGAATTCTGTTTCGAAGGTCATCGTTGGACTGATTTGGTAAGAACAGATCGAGCCACTTCCACACTGGGCATTTCTAAAAATGCCACTTTATATCCCATTCCTCTA